In Propionimicrobium sp. PCR01-08-3, one DNA window encodes the following:
- a CDS encoding cation-translocating P-type ATPase, with translation MELPADVRRPSTDKTPTELPPFARPASEVATELGSNLSSGLTAPEAAQRLASDGPNELETVAPTPLWKRFFAQFTDPLVILLLVAIVISTAAWVVEGAVGAPIDSIVILAVLLLNAVIGLVQENKADEAVAALREMTKATTLVIRDGSRQEIASSELVRGDIVVLAEGDQIPADARLINAESLRVIESSLTGESEPVSKSTAPVDQAAEIGDRTNMVFRGTALAQGSGTAVVTATGTDTEMGSIAQMLSSVEDAPTPLQREITKVSKILGIAVLIIAVVVIAALALLGNVHSVDDFIETLLLGVSLAVAAVPEGLPAILSVVLALGVQRMAAHNAVVKKLTSVETLGSATVICSDKTGTLTRSEMTIQEVATASGTTVVTGIGYEPSGEVAPDLDRDGEPDKAELAGDLAQEVTLVLSGGVMASDSELAQSDDGSWHVLGDPTEGAFLVAERKLGTDGSREGRFERVGVIPFTSERKLMSVFYSDAEHNSITMVAKGAPDVLLDLCTGVRVGDGSRLLDDAHRERVNSEIEGMTSRALRTLAVAVKQVSREDFEATTGGSEEQRAAKLDELERDFTLAGVVGIIDPARPEAAQAVNQARRAGVRVLMITGDHPATAGRIAADLGISPEGAQVLTGAELTAMDDEQLAAAVAQTTVYARVAPSHKMRIVRALQSQGETVAMTGDGVNDAPALRAADIGVAMGVAGTQVTKEAGTMVLADDNFATIVDAVREGRRIFDNIRKFLRYLLSSNMGEVLTIFLGVALAGVIGLTTEDGTGVVVPLLATQVLWINLVTDSGPALAMGVDPSIEDVMARKPRRAEEPVINKSMWTGVLTIGLVMAVATLLTIDIFLPGGLIAGTDSLEVARTAGFTTLVFAQLFNTLNSRSEDVSAFHHLFVNPWLWGSLALGVVLQVLVVEIGFLQVAFGTAALDLAHWGVCVAMASSVLWFDEIRKLIRRRL, from the coding sequence ATGGAACTGCCAGCAGATGTCCGAAGGCCGTCCACTGACAAGACCCCTACTGAGCTACCGCCGTTTGCCCGCCCGGCCAGCGAGGTCGCGACTGAACTCGGCAGCAACCTATCGTCCGGCCTGACTGCACCAGAAGCCGCGCAACGGCTGGCGTCTGACGGACCAAACGAACTCGAAACCGTGGCCCCTACTCCTTTGTGGAAGCGGTTCTTCGCTCAATTCACCGATCCGCTGGTGATCCTGCTCCTGGTCGCGATCGTCATCTCGACCGCCGCCTGGGTAGTGGAAGGAGCCGTCGGAGCACCGATCGATTCGATCGTCATCTTGGCCGTGCTGCTGCTCAACGCCGTTATCGGCCTGGTCCAGGAGAACAAAGCGGACGAGGCGGTGGCCGCGCTGCGAGAGATGACCAAGGCCACCACCCTGGTCATCCGCGACGGCTCGCGGCAAGAGATCGCTTCGAGTGAGCTCGTCCGCGGCGACATCGTGGTGCTCGCCGAGGGCGACCAGATTCCCGCGGACGCCCGGCTGATCAACGCGGAGTCGTTGCGCGTCATCGAATCGTCGCTCACCGGCGAGTCGGAGCCGGTCTCCAAGTCGACCGCCCCGGTCGATCAGGCGGCCGAGATCGGCGACCGCACCAATATGGTGTTTCGCGGCACCGCGCTCGCCCAGGGCAGCGGCACCGCCGTGGTGACAGCAACCGGCACCGACACCGAGATGGGATCGATAGCGCAGATGCTGTCATCGGTCGAGGACGCCCCCACCCCGCTGCAGCGCGAGATCACCAAGGTATCGAAGATCCTGGGCATCGCCGTGCTGATCATCGCAGTCGTGGTTATCGCCGCGTTGGCGCTGCTGGGCAACGTGCATTCGGTCGATGACTTCATCGAGACCCTGCTGCTGGGGGTTTCGCTGGCGGTCGCCGCCGTTCCGGAGGGGCTGCCCGCGATCTTGTCGGTGGTGCTGGCGCTCGGAGTTCAGCGGATGGCCGCACACAACGCGGTCGTCAAGAAGCTGACGAGCGTCGAGACACTCGGATCGGCGACGGTGATCTGTTCCGACAAGACCGGAACGCTGACCCGGTCGGAGATGACGATCCAAGAGGTCGCGACAGCGTCCGGGACGACGGTCGTCACCGGAATCGGATACGAGCCGAGCGGCGAGGTGGCGCCCGACCTTGATCGCGACGGCGAGCCGGATAAGGCCGAACTCGCCGGCGACCTCGCACAAGAGGTCACGCTGGTGCTGTCGGGTGGAGTGATGGCTTCCGATTCGGAACTCGCTCAATCCGACGACGGCAGCTGGCATGTGCTCGGTGATCCCACCGAGGGCGCTTTCCTGGTTGCCGAGCGCAAACTGGGCACCGACGGCTCCCGCGAGGGCAGATTCGAGCGCGTCGGTGTGATCCCCTTCACTTCCGAGCGCAAGCTGATGAGCGTCTTCTATTCGGACGCAGAGCACAACTCGATCACCATGGTTGCCAAGGGGGCACCCGATGTGCTGCTCGATCTCTGCACCGGCGTGCGCGTCGGTGACGGTTCACGTCTGCTGGACGACGCTCATCGGGAGCGTGTGAACTCGGAGATCGAGGGCATGACGTCGCGGGCGCTGCGCACTTTGGCAGTCGCGGTGAAGCAGGTCTCGCGTGAAGACTTCGAGGCCACCACCGGCGGCAGCGAGGAACAGCGCGCCGCCAAACTCGACGAGCTGGAACGTGACTTCACCTTGGCCGGGGTCGTGGGCATCATCGACCCGGCGCGTCCCGAAGCCGCACAGGCGGTGAACCAGGCCCGTCGCGCGGGCGTCCGCGTCCTGATGATCACCGGTGATCACCCGGCCACTGCCGGACGCATCGCAGCCGATCTGGGCATCTCGCCCGAAGGCGCCCAGGTGCTGACCGGCGCCGAACTGACCGCGATGGACGATGAGCAACTCGCCGCGGCGGTTGCGCAGACCACCGTCTACGCCCGGGTGGCGCCGTCGCACAAGATGCGGATCGTGCGCGCCCTGCAATCCCAGGGCGAAACGGTCGCGATGACCGGCGACGGCGTGAACGATGCGCCTGCGTTGCGGGCCGCCGATATCGGCGTGGCGATGGGCGTGGCCGGCACCCAGGTGACCAAAGAAGCGGGCACCATGGTGCTGGCCGACGACAATTTCGCCACGATCGTGGACGCGGTGCGCGAGGGACGCCGGATCTTCGACAACATCCGTAAGTTCTTGCGCTACCTGTTGTCGTCCAATATGGGCGAGGTACTGACCATTTTCCTCGGTGTCGCGCTCGCCGGCGTCATCGGCTTGACGACCGAGGACGGAACCGGCGTGGTGGTGCCGTTGCTCGCTACCCAGGTTCTGTGGATCAACTTGGTGACCGACTCCGGGCCCGCGCTGGCGATGGGTGTCGACCCGTCGATCGAGGATGTCATGGCTCGCAAGCCACGCCGTGCCGAGGAGCCGGTGATCAACAAATCGATGTGGACAGGAGTCTTGACCATCGGCCTGGTGATGGCGGTGGCGACCTTGCTGACCATCGACATCTTCCTGCCCGGTGGACTGATAGCGGGCACCGACTCATTGGAGGTCGCCCGCACGGCCGGCTTCACCACCTTGGTCTTCGCCCAGCTGTTCAATACGCTGAATTCGCGTTCGGAGGATGTCTCGGCCTTCCACCATCTCTTCGTGAATCCCTGGCTGTGGGGATCGCTGGCGCTCGGGGTGGTGCTGCAGGTGCTGGTGGTCGAGATCGGGTTCCTGCAGGTGGCGTTCGGGACGGCGGCCCTGGATCTGGCCCATTGGGGCGTTTGCGTGGCGATGGCGTCGTCCGTGCTGTGGTTCGACGAGATCCGCAAGCTGATCCGGCGCAGGCTCTGA